The Pectobacterium wasabiae CFBP 3304 DNA segment AGAGGCGAGATTCAGGTTTTATCTCATCAGCATCCAGTTCAAACAGCTTGACCAGTAAGCCTGTAATTTCCTGATAAATTTCGTTTTTATCCATCATCAACTCATTTTATTTTACTATCAGGCACTCACAGCGCGCTGAGTGTTGATAAAAGCGGCAAGGGTAGCAACGGAAAAGAAGTGTTGGCGCACTTCTTCACTCTCAGCAGAAAGCACGACGCCATAACGGTTTTTAACCGCCAACCCCAGTTCAAGTGCATCGATAGAATCCAGACCAAGACCCTCGCCAAAAAGCGGGGCGTCTGTTTCTATTTCATCAACGCTAATATCTTCAAGATTAAGAGAATCAATAATCATCTCTTTGATTTCAATAAATAGACTTTCCATATGCATTTCCAAATGGTGTTCAGCTTTCTGGTGTTAAAGATTGCTGCAAAAGGCGATTCAAACGGCGAGCCGCCAAGGATCGCGCCTCTTCAGGCGCCATAAAAATGTCGCTGCTGATACGTTCGCGCACGCTCACCGTGAAATACGGCTTTTCAGGCGGAATATGATACCAACGACTTTGTTTTCCTAATGTGTCTTGACTACAACAAATATGCACGACCCGCAAATCACAGCCGCAGCGCACCGCAATATTTGCGGCACCGCGTTGCAGAACCAGAGGTTCCCCATAACGCGTGCGCGTGCCTTCAGGAAAAATAATGATCGCATCACCGTTATCAAGCCGCTGCTGGCAGTCCGGTAATAGCGCATCAGATTGGCTGTTAAGCAGGTAATCTGCTGAGCGAATAACGCCACGGAAAAACAGGTTTTTCTGTAAGTCGGCTTTAACCAGACAGTCTGCATCTGGCATGACGGACGCCAGTAACACATAGTCGATTAACGTTGGATGATTAGCGACAATCAAACAACCGCGATCGCGCTGTAAAGTTTCGATGCCGTCGATACGGTAATCCAGCACCCCTAACCTGCGAGCGCTGCATAAAAAAAATCGGAAGCTGGCGGAAATGCTACGGCGTGCCAACTGGCGGCGGCGAGTGGTATCCCGCTGAATCAGCAACACATTGAACCACACCAGAGAAAGCAGCAAACCGCCAACGCCAAACATGGCAAAACAAATGCCGGTCATCATTAGCCGCCACAGACGATTCAAACGCGCAGCAGGGCAAAGAACCAGCGATGACTCAGACATGATGTCTATCCCACGTCCAGTCAACACGTTCACCGGGTAAGGAAAAACGCGTTTTTTTGGCAAGGAAAGCATGTAAAAACAACAGGCTTTGCGGTACTCCACCGTCGTGGCGTTCTACCTGAGGTCGCGATTCACACACCACCTCATCGCCATCCCCTAACAGGAGAGAGACAGCATAAGGATAACGAGGCATGTCTGCTGGAACATGTGGGTGGTAAAAATCAGGGATCGCGCCATCAAAATCAACCAGGAGAATAGTGCGGTAGCCCGCCGCCTGTAATGCTTTCGCTTCAACAAGGCCTTGTTGAAAAGAGTCTATTCCTGCTGCAATCGACGTAGAAACCAGCGGTTTTTTTGCCGTAATCGTCAGGCTCCCTACTGCCGCATTATGTACTGACATAGCAAAATCGGTAGGCGAAATATTTTCATTTTCTGAAAGCGCCTTCAGGATACTCAGGTTACGTTCTAATTCGCCGTGACGCGAGGTGAAAACAATCGCATCAACCGACTGGCGACGCAGCAACGCTAACCCACTGTCGACCGCCAAACGGCTCCCTTGATTAAGGCGACGAGCCATCATCATGGGTAAATGCCGACATTTATCCAAAGGTTGCTCAGCATCGATAGCCGCAGACATCAGCGACCAATTAAGCCAATCGTCCACGCTGCTGAGGCCCGGCGCGCTGGCCTGCCAATCAATAATTGAAAATGCTAATCTCATACTGCCTTCTTCCAGTCCGACCTATTCGCTGCTATTTCCCGTTTACGTCCGCTATTTTATTATTGCTTTTTACAAATCAGCAGCGTGTGACCAACACCTATATTGTCGATTTGATTTTCAACGATAAATCCAGCCTGTTCTAACAAGGGTAAAAATCGTTTGGCCGCATAGAAACGGCTAGTGCCATTGGCAAGACAGGTAAAATAGAGCGAAGAGGCATTCAGGCTAAAAGCACCCGCTTCCCACCGTTGACGATCCCAGAAAATCTCCAAAATACAGACTCTGGCATCCGGCTTCATCACGTCGGCAATTTTACGCAAGATAGCCACGATGTGTTCTTCGCTGAAACAGTCGAGGAACTGGCTCATCCACCATACATCCGCTTCATCTGGCAATGGGCAATCAGAAAGCATATCAACAGCGCAGCCCTGAATACGGTCAGACTTCTCTGCTTCTTTGATATTTTCTGTTGCGAGAGCAATTTGCTCCGGCAAATCCAGGATCGTAATGTTCACGTCACGATCGTAGTCATAGCACCGCATCGCCCATTTACCCGTGTTCCCACCAACATCGTATAGATGTTTTGGCTTGAGCTGGAAAACATGTGGCAAGGCAGCGTCAAAAGCAGCATCGGAATAGAAATGATCGAACGCAAACCAACTCTCTTTTGCCTGCGGCGGGAGTTGGCTTAATGCCGGATAGATTGTTGGCCATTCACCAAAAACTTTTAATCCAGAAGGTTCATTTTTTGACAAGGCTTCATCAAGGTAAAACATCCCCTGATAACAGACATCCTGAGTAAAATCCATGTTAACGCGCGTCATGCGGTCATGAAGCAGATAATGACCAATCTTAGCCAGAACGTACTGTTCATCTTTCTGAATAATAATGCGACCACTTAGCCCGACATCCAGCAGGAGCTCAACGGCGTAGTGATTTAATGAGGTGATAGCAACAATCTCATCGAGATTTGCGCCCTGCTGGCCGCGCTTATCCAAAAAATCCAAAATACCGTGGTTACGCAGATTGATAGCGGCCTGAAACAGCATGGGAGCAAACGCAATTCGCTGCGCTTCTGTAATAGCATCCAGAGCGCTGACATTATCTTTGTCATATCCGTAGTACACTGACTTTTCCCTTGAGGTCGGACAAATACGATCAGAAAAGAGCAATAAAAATAGAGTCGGACATCAAGAAGATATCTGACTCTTAAAATTATTTAATCTGTTGGCTGGCAAGCGTTAATTGGATTTCATGATCCAGGTTTTTTATCCAATTATTATAATTTCGGTGAATCTTCCCACCTCCCGCCAACAAATTCTCACTTCCAACATAGCTGATGGAATAACTGGTTTGCGAATAGGTAATGCGAACATTTGCCACATGGCTACGCTGAACCAGACGACCATCAATCGCACCGACATAAGCCTGAGTCATCGCCCACTTACGCTTTTGCCCTGCTTCAATAATGGCATTCTTTACCTGTTCAGTAGAGTGCTGCCCAGTGATGGACTGGGTCACATTCGCTACCGGAACTGTACGCTCAGCACAACCAGTCAATATAAGAACAGAGACTAAAGTGGCGAAAATAATCTGTTTTTTCATAAAATCCCTATCAAACAAAAACATCACTGCAAAAAAAAAAGAATTCGTTTCTGATGCAAGATGTAAAATTAATGCACCATTAAAACTATTTTACACAAAATAAAGATAGCTTGACAAAAAAAACGTGATTTCAAGATTCAGATTTTTACCAAAAAATCGCGGTGCGGTGAAAGCAGAGTAATAAGCACAATTAAAAAGTGGATATAAAAAATCCGCCTTATGTCGATAAACATAAGGCGGACAGTAATAACCAATAAAATATCGGAAGTTACTCTACAGTAACGGATTTCGCCAGGTTACGCGGCTGATCGACATCTGTGCCTTTAATCAGCGCGACGTGATAAGACAGCAACTGCAACGGTACCGTGTAGAAGATTGGTGCAATAACTTCTTCGATATGCGGCAGCGGAATAATCTTCATATTTTCGCTGCTGGTGAAACCAGCATCTTCGTCGGCGAAGACATACAACTCGCCACCACGCGCCCGAACTTCTTCGATGTTGGATTTCAATTTCTCCAACAGTTCGTTGTTCGGGGCAACCACGACAACCGGCATATCTGCATCAATCAGCGCCAGCGGGCCGTGTTTCAGCTCGCCCGCCGCATAGGCTTCAGCATGAATGTAAGAGATCTCTTTCAGCTTCAACGCCCCTTCCATTGCGATCGGATACTGATCGCCACGGCCAAGGAACAGCGCATGGTGCTTGTCAGAGAAACCTTCCGCCAGAGATTCAATGAGCTTGTCTTGGGACAGCATCTGCTCAATACGCGCTGGCAGCGCCTGCAAACCATGAACGATGTCATGCTCAATCTGCGCATCCATACCGCGCAGACGGCCAACACGAGCCACCAGCATCAGCAAAACGGTAAGCTGGGTAGTGAAGGCTTTGGTCGAGGCCACACCAATCTCTACGCCAGCTTTGGTCATCAGTGCCAGATCGGATTCACGCACCAGCGAGGAACCCGCAACGTTACAGATAGCCAACGACCCCAGATAGCCCAGTTCTTTGGACAAACGCAGCGCCGCCAGTGTATCCGCCGTTTCACCGGACTGAGACAGGGTAATCATCAGGCTGTTCTTACGCACAGCAGGTTTGCGATAGCGGAACTCGGAAGCGATTTCTACGTCGCACGGAATCCCCGCCAGCGCTTCAAACCAGTAGCGGGAAACCATACCGGAGTTGTAAGACGTCCCGCAGGCAATAATCTGAACGTGCTCAACCTTCGCCAGCAGTTCATCCGCTTTCGGGCCAAGTTCAGAAAGATTGATCTCGCCGTGGCTGAAACGCCCTTCAAGGGTGTTCTTAATCGCCATCGGCTGTTCGTAGATCTCTTTCTGCATATAGTGACGATACGCGCCTTTGTCACCGGCATCGTAATTCACTTTTGATTCAATTTCTTCGCGTGTAGCAAGTTGGCCTGATTTATCAAACACGCGCACGTCACGACGGGTGATTTCCGCCACGTCGCCTTCTTCCAGGAACATGAAGCGGCGAGTCACAGGCAATAATGCTAGCTGATCGGAGGCAATGAAGTTCTCACCCACACCACGACCAATCACCAGCGGGCTACCAGAGCGCGCAGCAACCAATACGCTTGGATCGAGGTTATCCAACACCACCATGCCATAGGCACCGCGCAATTGTGGGATAACACGCTTAACGACGTCAACCAGCGTTCCGCCATTCTGTTTCTGTTCAAAATGAACCAGATGGGCAACCACTTCCGTATCGGTCTCAGAAACAAAACGATAGCCGCGACCGATCATCAGTTCACGCAGCGGCTCGTGGTTTTCGATAATGCCGTTATGGACGATAGTGATATGTTCAGAAACATGCGGGTGTGCGTTCTCTTCAGAAGGTTCACCGTGCGTTGCCCAGCGGGTATGGGCGATACCGGTGCCGCCGTGCAGATCATGCTCATCAGCAGCCTGAGACAACACCTGTACTTTACCCAGACGGCGTAAACGGGCGACATGTCCTTCGCCATCAACAACCGCCAGCCCCGCAGAGTCATAGCCGCGATACTCAAGACGGCGTAAACCTTCCAACAAAATTTCAGCAACATCACGTTGCGCAACTGCGCCTACAATTCCACACATCGATGTGTATTCCTATAAAAGTGACATATTGTGTCACCTGGGATGTCTTAGACCTGATTGTTCCGGTTTTTCCGGGTTCCCCGAGCCTTGTAGAGAGTTGGGGATTATTATGTTTTGTTTTGTACTCTGGGATCGGTCAAAGCACAGGACAAAACAACCTCCGCAACAAGCGGAGGTATATCATTCAACGACTATTTCTTCTTCATCGGACGTTGCCACTCGGAAATATGCTTCTGCTTCACACGGCTGATCACCAGTTCGTTCTCAGCCACATCGCGTGTCACCGTCGTTCCCGCACCGATAGTCGCACCGTTGGCAACGGTGACAGGTGCCACAAGTTGCGTATCCGAACCAACAAACACATCGTCACCAATAATCGTTTTGTGTTTATTCGCACCGTCATAATTACAGGTGATCGTTCCCGCACCAATATTAACACCGGAACCGATATCCGCATCACCTAAATAGCTAAGGTGTCCCGCTTTCGAGCCTTTCCCCAGACGCGCTTTTTTCAGTTCAACAAAATTGCCAACGTGCGCCCCCTCAGCCAGTTCAGATCCAGGGCGCAAACGGGCAAATGGCCCAACGGTGCACTGCGCTTCCAGCACGGCATCTTCCAGTACGGAATAAGGGCTAATCTCGCAATCATCGCCAATGATGCAGTTTTTGATCACACAGCCTGCACCGATTTTCACTCGGTTGCCGAGTTGAACATGGCCTTCCACAACCACATTGACATCAATCACCACATCACGGCCATGAGTCAGTTCACCACGCAGATCAAATCGCGCCGGATCAAGCAGCATAACACCAGCCAACAGCAATTTATCCGCTTGTTCACGCTGATAAACCCGCTCCAGCGCCGACAGTTGCAGGCGATTATTAACGCCTTCAACTTCGCTCAGCCGTTCGGGATGGACCGCTTCAACGCGCTGGCCTTCTTCTGCCGCCATCGCAATAATGTCGGTGATATAAAATTCGCCCTGTGCGTTGCTGTTGTTCAACTGGCTTAACCAACGCTTCAAGTCTTTTCCGTTGGCAATCAATATGCCGGTATTAATCTCGTTAATCTGGCGCTGTGCTTCGCTAGCATCTTTGTGCTCGACAATCCCGACTACAGCACCTTTTTCACGCACAATCCGCCCATAGCCCGTCGGATCGTTCAGTTTCACCGTCAACAGTCCGATACCGCCCCGCGGCTTAGCATCACGTAAACGCCCCAGCGTTTGTGACGAAATCAGCGGCACATCGCCATATAACATCAGGATATCTTCATCATCAGCAAAATGAGGGGCAGCTTGCTGCATCGCATGGCCGGTTCCCAACTGTTCCGCCTGCAGCACCCAGTTCAATGCCGGATCGGTCAATTCACGTTTTAATAAATCGCCGCCGTGGCCGTATACCAGATGAACATGCTGTGCGCCTATCGTCATGGCCGCATCAATAACATGCTGAACCATCGGCTTGCCCGCCAGTTGATGTAACACTTTAGGAAGATCGGAATACATACGGGTTCCTTTCCCCGCAGCGAGGATCACCACACTCATAGCACTATTTGACATAAGCATCCTGACAATACGAAGCCACTGCCCCGCAGAATAAAAATGACCAACCGATGACGGCCTGAATGACTCAAGTTTACCGAAATTCCGGCATAACACAGATAATTTTTAGTGAGCTTTTTCTGAAAGTCGCTCGCAAAACTGCGAATAAACATGAGGAAAGAATGTGTGCCTCAACAACAGAAATGGCACGGGGTTTTATAAAAAACAGACTTTGTTTTTAAGTATTTCTATTTGTGACACACACAAAAGAAACAGCGTTTCATTTATAGCAATATACGCGGGCGAATAATTCAATAACGAAGGAGACACAATGAAACGTTGTTCTTCACAAAAATGTGATTCTGTACGGAAACACCGTTCTTCACGCCTCGCAGCCGTCGCGTTGACGAATGCATTACTCTTCAGCTTCAGTGCACACGCCGCGACAGAATCAACCCCCGTCTGGCATGGTATCGCCTTTGGTCAATCAACAGACGTAAACTTTTCATCCAATGTTCTGCCGGAAAAAATTGGTGTTAATGATGTCACAATTAACGGTAAGAAGTTAGCACCGGGAGACAATGTAGATTTGTCCGCACCTATCACGATTGAGAGTCGTGGCGGAAAGATTGCCAATACCCATGATGGGTTGACGTTCTTCTATACGCAGCTACCTGCCAATGTGAATTTTACGCTTCAGTCTGATATTACCGTGGAACAATTTGGGCCAGAAAATGGTGCCAAGCCTGCGGCTCAGGAAGGGGCAGGTATTCTGGTGCGCGATATTATCGGTGTACCGCGCCAGGAACCGTTGAAAGAAGGGTATGAAGAATTTCCTGCGGCATCCAACATAGTGATGAATGCCATCATGACGCAGGATAAAAAATCTCATACCGAAATCAAATTACAGGCTATTTTGCGTAATGGCGTAACACAGCCATGGGGCAATGCGGGCGCAAAAATTACCAAAACCAGCTACCAGGAAAATGTCAATCTGGAGCAGACACCGACTTTCCGTCTGAAACTAGAGCGCACCAACGACGGCTTCATTACCTCTTATGCACCGAAAGGCACAGATAACTGGGTATCAAAAGAAGTCAAAGGCGCGGACGTCGTCACCAAGCTGGACAAAGACCACTACTACGTCGGCTTCTTTGCCTCCCGTAACGCCAAAATCATCGTCAGCAATGCACAGTTGACAACGACACCAGCGCAAACCAAAGCCTCACCGGAATTTAAAGCCAAGGCTTACGATCCGCAGCTACAGGTGATGTCATCGCCTAAAACCACCAGCGAACACTATGTTGTACAGGCCAAAGCCAACTACAACGGTACGATCGCCGTTTCACAAGACGGTAAATCTCTGGGTGATGCCAAGCAGGTAAAAGCAGGCGAGACGTTCTCTCTGCCAGCGAAAATTGCCGGTAATAGTGCTGAATTCAAGCTCGCTTACCAGCCTGCAGATGGGGATGATAAAGCGGTAAAAGAGAGCACGTTCAAGGTTGAAAAAGTGGCTTATGCAGACGCAAAAAATCTGTATGTTTCGCCACAAGGTGCAGCCAGCAACGACGGCAGTAAAAAAGCACCGCTCGATTTAGCTAGCGCCGTCGCCGCTCTGCCAGCAGGCGGCACCATTTGGCTCAACGATGGCGATTACAGCGCGGCTGAAATCCCTGTCAGCGCCAGCGGCCAGCAAAAAGCCGTCAAGAATCTGTTTACTGTCGGTAATAAAGCCGTCATCCATGGCTTGCAACTGAAGGCAAGCTATTGGCATGTTAAAGGGATTGAAATCACCGAGAAACCGTTCCGTATCGAAGGGAGCTACAACACCATCGAACGCGTTCTGGCGCACCACGCTGACGATACCGGTATTCAGGTAACCTCGACGGCCGATGTAGGCAGACCGCTGTGGGCCAGCCATAACCTGATCCTGAACTCAGAATCTCACAGCAACCAAGACCCAGGTAAAATTAACGCCGACGGCTTTGCGGTGAAAATGCGTGTCGGTGAAGGTAACGTGATCCGCGGCGCGTTCTCACACAACAACATCGATGACGGCTTCGACCTGTTTAACAAAATTGAAGACGGCGCAAACGGCGTTGTGGTGATCGAGAATTCAATTGCCATGAACAACACCAGCAACGGCTTCAAAATGGGTGGCGAAGGTCAGCCGGTGGCGCATCAGGTTAAACACAGCATTGCCGTGGGTAACAAGCTTGATGGTTTCACTGACAACTTCAACCCAGGTGCACTGATCGTTGAAGACAACATCGCGTTAGATAACGAACGCTTTAACTTCATTTTCCGCCCAAGCCCTTACTCTGGCCCGGAAAAACAAGGCGTCTTCAAGAACAACGTTTCACTGAAAACCAAAGCAGGTAAATATGATGATGCGGTTGTCGGCAATATCGATAACACCAACTACTTCATCAAAGGCGACCGCTCCGTTAACGCACAGGGTAAGGAAGTCACAGTAAATAACTTCGTGTCGGTTGTCGTCCCGGAGACGTTTACACGTGATGCCAAAGGCAATCTGGTCCTTGGCGACTTTCTGAAGAAAAAGTAAGCCTTTTCGAAAAAATGTAATGTCGATCGTTTAAGCATAGAGATACACGGGGCGACCACAGGGGTGAGGCGCCCCTACGGGAACCTCCCCCTGTGTTTCCCCTAATAATGGGCTTAAGTGACCAGCATGACTTCAACAAAATGCCTGCTGCTCTTGCAGGCATTTTTTATATCTATGTATAACATCGACTTAAATGCAAAAAGGCCAGTCAGTGTGAACCTGACTGGCCTTCAATTATTGCAAGCTTATCTGTTACATCGCTTTTCTGGTCAGCTCGATAACTCGCAGTTTCGCAATCGCTTTAGTCAGTTCTGCGGAAGCCTGAGCATAATCCACATCACCATGCGAATTACGGATATGGTCTTCTGCTTTGCGTTTCGCTTCCAACGCGCGGGCTTCATCCAAATCCTGTCCACGAATAGCGGTATCGGACAGTACGGTAACCATATTCGGCTGCACCTCAAGGACGCCACCAGAAAGGTAGATATACTCTTCTTCACCGTGCTGCTTAACGATACGAATCATACCCGGTTTAATGGCAGTGAGCAGAGGGGCATGTCCCGGATAAATACCCAGTTCGCCTTCGCTCCCCGTTACCTGGATCTTCTGCACCAGACCGGAGAACATTTGCTGTTCCGCACTCACGACATCCAGATGGTAAGTCATAGCCATGTCACCCTCCTACAAGGCGTTACAGTTTCTTGGCTTTTTCCACGACTTCGTCGATGGAACCAACCATGTAGAACGCCTGCTCTGGCAGGTGGTCGTACTCGCCTTCCATAATCCCTTTAAAGCCACGGATGGTGTCTTTCAGGGAAACGTATTTGCCCGGAGAACCGGTAAATACTTCAGCAACAAAGAACGGCTGAGACAGGAAGCGCTGAATCTTACGCGCACGGGATACCACCAGTTTGTCTTCTTCAGACAGCTCGTCCATACCCAGAATCGCGATGATGTCTTTCAGTTCCTGATAACGTTGCAGAATAGACTGCACGCCACGAGCAACATCATAGTGTTCCTGACCAACAACCAGCGGATCCAACTGACGGCTGGTGGAGTCCAGCGGGTCAACGGCCGGGTAGATACCCAGAGAAGCGATCTGACGGCTCAGTACCACGGTTGCATCCAAGTGAGCAAAGGTAGTGGCTGGTGACGGGTCAGTCAAGTCATCCGCAGGAACGTAAACGGCCTGAACGGAGGTGATAGAACCGGTTTTGGTTGAGGTGATACGTTCTTGCAGAACACCCATCTCTTCCGCCAGCGTCGGCTGATAACCTACCGCAGAAGGCATACGGCCCAGCAGTGCGGATACTTCCGTACCGGCCAGGGTATAACGGTAAATGTTATCGACGAACAGCAGTACGTCACGGCCTTCATCACGGAATTTTTCCGCCATAGTCAGACCGGTCAATGCTACGCGCAGACGGTTACCTGGTGGCTCGTTCATCTGGCCATAAACCAGTGATACTTTATCGATTACGTTGGAGTCGGTCATTTCGTGGTAGAAGTCGTTCCCTTCACGAGTACGCTCACCCACACCGGCAAACACGGAGTAACCGGAGTGCTCGATCGCGATGTTACGGATCAGCTCCATCATGTTTACGGTTTTACCTACGCCCGCACCACCGAACAGACCCACTTTACCGCCCTTGGCAAACGGACACATCAGGTCGATAACCTTGATGCCGGTTTCCAGCAGTTCCTGTGAGTTTGACAGCTCTTCATAGCTCGGAGCCGCGCGGTGAATAGCCCAACGCTCTTCTTCGCCGATGTCGCCTTTCATGTCGATGGGATCACCCAACACGTTCATAATACGACCCAGCGTTGCTTTACCTACCGGTACTTCGATCGGGTGGTCCAGGTTATTCACGTTCAACCCGCGACGCAGGCCGTCAGAAGAACCCATTGCGATACAACGAACAATACCGCCGCCCAACTGCTGCTGCACTTCCAGCACCAGTTTCTCAGCGCCGTTCTCTACCTCAAGCGCATCGTACACCTTCGGTACGGCATCTTGCGGGAACTCGACGTCCACCACGGCGCCGATTACCTGGATAATCTTTCCAGTAGCCATCTTGAATCCTCTACGTAATTCGACAATACGTAATTCGTAAACCTGCTTTAAACCGCGGAGGCTCCCCCGACGATTTCGGTGAGTTCCTGGGTAATGCTGGCCTGACGAGCCTTGTTGTATACCAACTGCAGCTCTTTGATCAGGCTACCGCCGTTATCGGTCGCGGCTTTCATCGCAACCATTCGCGCGGCCTGCTCACTAGCCAGATTTTCTACGACGCCCTGATAAACCTGAGACTCTACATAACGGCGCAGCAGGGTATCCAGCAGCGACTTAGGATCGGGTTCATACAGGTAATCCCAGGCTTTCTTCTTCAACTCACCGTCATCCGAAGGCGGTAACGGTAACACTTGAACAACAAGCGGTTCCTGAGACATGGTATTGATAAACTTGTTGCTTACGATATACAGCTTGTCCAGACGACCTTCATCATAGGCTTGCAGCATAACTTTAACCGGGCCGATCAGTTCTGATACGGAAGGGTTATCCCCCATACCGGTAACTTGAGCAACAATGTTTCCGCCTACTGAACCGAAGAAAGAGACCGCTTTGGAACCAATCAGCG contains these protein-coding regions:
- a CDS encoding lysophospholipid acyltransferase family protein codes for the protein MSESSLVLCPAARLNRLWRLMMTGICFAMFGVGGLLLSLVWFNVLLIQRDTTRRRQLARRSISASFRFFLCSARRLGVLDYRIDGIETLQRDRGCLIVANHPTLIDYVLLASVMPDADCLVKADLQKNLFFRGVIRSADYLLNSQSDALLPDCQQRLDNGDAIIIFPEGTRTRYGEPLVLQRGAANIAVRCGCDLRVVHICCSQDTLGKQSRWYHIPPEKPYFTVSVRERISSDIFMAPEEARSLAARRLNRLLQQSLTPES
- a CDS encoding methyltransferase, encoding MYYGYDKDNVSALDAITEAQRIAFAPMLFQAAINLRNHGILDFLDKRGQQGANLDEIVAITSLNHYAVELLLDVGLSGRIIIQKDEQYVLAKIGHYLLHDRMTRVNMDFTQDVCYQGMFYLDEALSKNEPSGLKVFGEWPTIYPALSQLPPQAKESWFAFDHFYSDAAFDAALPHVFQLKPKHLYDVGGNTGKWAMRCYDYDRDVNITILDLPEQIALATENIKEAEKSDRIQGCAVDMLSDCPLPDEADVWWMSQFLDCFSEEHIVAILRKIADVMKPDARVCILEIFWDRQRWEAGAFSLNASSLYFTCLANGTSRFYAAKRFLPLLEQAGFIVENQIDNIGVGHTLLICKKQ
- a CDS encoding phosphopantetheine-binding protein, yielding MHMESLFIEIKEMIIDSLNLEDISVDEIETDAPLFGEGLGLDSIDALELGLAVKNRYGVVLSAESEEVRQHFFSVATLAAFINTQRAVSA
- the glmU gene encoding bifunctional UDP-N-acetylglucosamine diphosphorylase/glucosamine-1-phosphate N-acetyltransferase GlmU; this encodes MSNSAMSVVILAAGKGTRMYSDLPKVLHQLAGKPMVQHVIDAAMTIGAQHVHLVYGHGGDLLKRELTDPALNWVLQAEQLGTGHAMQQAAPHFADDEDILMLYGDVPLISSQTLGRLRDAKPRGGIGLLTVKLNDPTGYGRIVREKGAVVGIVEHKDASEAQRQINEINTGILIANGKDLKRWLSQLNNSNAQGEFYITDIIAMAAEEGQRVEAVHPERLSEVEGVNNRLQLSALERVYQREQADKLLLAGVMLLDPARFDLRGELTHGRDVVIDVNVVVEGHVQLGNRVKIGAGCVIKNCIIGDDCEISPYSVLEDAVLEAQCTVGPFARLRPGSELAEGAHVGNFVELKKARLGKGSKAGHLSYLGDADIGSGVNIGAGTITCNYDGANKHKTIIGDDVFVGSDTQLVAPVTVANGATIGAGTTVTRDVAENELVISRVKQKHISEWQRPMKKK
- the glmS gene encoding glutamine--fructose-6-phosphate transaminase (isomerizing) is translated as MCGIVGAVAQRDVAEILLEGLRRLEYRGYDSAGLAVVDGEGHVARLRRLGKVQVLSQAADEHDLHGGTGIAHTRWATHGEPSEENAHPHVSEHITIVHNGIIENHEPLRELMIGRGYRFVSETDTEVVAHLVHFEQKQNGGTLVDVVKRVIPQLRGAYGMVVLDNLDPSVLVAARSGSPLVIGRGVGENFIASDQLALLPVTRRFMFLEEGDVAEITRRDVRVFDKSGQLATREEIESKVNYDAGDKGAYRHYMQKEIYEQPMAIKNTLEGRFSHGEINLSELGPKADELLAKVEHVQIIACGTSYNSGMVSRYWFEALAGIPCDVEIASEFRYRKPAVRKNSLMITLSQSGETADTLAALRLSKELGYLGSLAICNVAGSSLVRESDLALMTKAGVEIGVASTKAFTTQLTVLLMLVARVGRLRGMDAQIEHDIVHGLQALPARIEQMLSQDKLIESLAEGFSDKHHALFLGRGDQYPIAMEGALKLKEISYIHAEAYAAGELKHGPLALIDADMPVVVVAPNNELLEKLKSNIEEVRARGGELYVFADEDAGFTSSENMKIIPLPHIEEVIAPIFYTVPLQLLSYHVALIKGTDVDQPRNLAKSVTVE
- the pelX gene encoding pectate disaccharide-lyase PelX, whose translation is MKRCSSQKCDSVRKHRSSRLAAVALTNALLFSFSAHAATESTPVWHGIAFGQSTDVNFSSNVLPEKIGVNDVTINGKKLAPGDNVDLSAPITIESRGGKIANTHDGLTFFYTQLPANVNFTLQSDITVEQFGPENGAKPAAQEGAGILVRDIIGVPRQEPLKEGYEEFPAASNIVMNAIMTQDKKSHTEIKLQAILRNGVTQPWGNAGAKITKTSYQENVNLEQTPTFRLKLERTNDGFITSYAPKGTDNWVSKEVKGADVVTKLDKDHYYVGFFASRNAKIIVSNAQLTTTPAQTKASPEFKAKAYDPQLQVMSSPKTTSEHYVVQAKANYNGTIAVSQDGKSLGDAKQVKAGETFSLPAKIAGNSAEFKLAYQPADGDDKAVKESTFKVEKVAYADAKNLYVSPQGAASNDGSKKAPLDLASAVAALPAGGTIWLNDGDYSAAEIPVSASGQQKAVKNLFTVGNKAVIHGLQLKASYWHVKGIEITEKPFRIEGSYNTIERVLAHHADDTGIQVTSTADVGRPLWASHNLILNSESHSNQDPGKINADGFAVKMRVGEGNVIRGAFSHNNIDDGFDLFNKIEDGANGVVVIENSIAMNNTSNGFKMGGEGQPVAHQVKHSIAVGNKLDGFTDNFNPGALIVEDNIALDNERFNFIFRPSPYSGPEKQGVFKNNVSLKTKAGKYDDAVVGNIDNTNYFIKGDRSVNAQGKEVTVNNFVSVVVPETFTRDAKGNLVLGDFLKKK
- a CDS encoding F0F1 ATP synthase subunit epsilon; amino-acid sequence: MAMTYHLDVVSAEQQMFSGLVQKIQVTGSEGELGIYPGHAPLLTAIKPGMIRIVKQHGEEEYIYLSGGVLEVQPNMVTVLSDTAIRGQDLDEARALEAKRKAEDHIRNSHGDVDYAQASAELTKAIAKLRVIELTRKAM
- a CDS encoding beta-ketoacyl synthase chain length factor, which codes for MRLAFSIIDWQASAPGLSSVDDWLNWSLMSAAIDAEQPLDKCRHLPMMMARRLNQGSRLAVDSGLALLRRQSVDAIVFTSRHGELERNLSILKALSENENISPTDFAMSVHNAAVGSLTITAKKPLVSTSIAAGIDSFQQGLVEAKALQAAGYRTILLVDFDGAIPDFYHPHVPADMPRYPYAVSLLLGDGDEVVCESRPQVERHDGGVPQSLLFLHAFLAKKTRFSLPGERVDWTWDRHHV